One Skermanella sp. TT6 genomic window, GTCCACGACGGGAGTCTACGGCGACCATGGCGGCGCCTGGGTGGACGAATCGACGCCCCTCCGGCCGACCGGCCGCCGCCAGAAGCAGCGGGCCGAGGCCGAGCAGGCGTGGCTCCGGCTGTGGCACGACCATGGGGTTCCGGTCCACCTGTTCCGCCTGGCCGGCATCTACGGTCCCGGCCGCAGCGTGATCGACAGCGTGCGCAATGGGACCGCGCGCCGCATCGACAAGCCGGGGCAGGTCTTCAGCCGCATCCATGTGGACGATATCGCGCGGACGCTGCGCGCCTCGATCGACCGGCCCAACCCCGGCGCCGCCTACAACCTGTGCGACGACAATCCGGCCCCTGGGCACGAGGTGACGGCCTTCGCCTGCGAGCTGCTGGGCGTCCAGCCGCCGCCTCTGGTGCCGTTCGACCAGGCCGAGCTGTCGCCCATGGCGGCCAGCTTCTATGCGGACAACAAGAAGGTGCGCAACGGACGGATCAAGGACGAGCTGGGCGTCGCCCTGAAATACCCGGACTACCGCCCGGCGCTGCGCGACCAACTGCGGCAGGAGGGACATACGGCGGACTGACCGCAAGCGTTCCGCCTCCATACGGAAGCATACTAACAACCCGCGTCGTCATGCCGCAGATGGAGTCCATGGGCATCCGACCGGATGGCCATGCAGATCCGGGAGGCCGCGACATGGCCGCGAGCGAAATCATCGGCAGGATAACCACCGGTCTCTACAGCCTCCTGGCGGAGGACGAACGCCCGGCCCCGCCCCCCGCCGGGGCCGCTCCCGCCGCCTCGTCCGCTCCGATGGGCTGTAGCTCTCCATCGGACTTCACGGTGGAACTGGCGCGCCTGCTGGCGGGCAATCCCAAGGCAACCGCCGGGCGGATCCACCTGATCGGCCTCGAACCCATCCGGGCTCGGCTGGGCGACCGGTGGCCCCGGCTGCAGGACGGCATCCATCTCCTTGCATCGAAGGCGATCTCCCAGCACCTGGCACCGGACGACGTGTTCTGCCGCTACGGCGCGCTCGACTACCTGATCGCCTTCGCCCACCTCGGCCCGGAGGCCGCCCGGCTGAAGTCGGTCGCCATCGCCCAGTCCCTCTACAGGCATTTCCTCGGGGACGAGGATCTCGACGGGATCGTGATCCGGTCGGCGGTCGGGCGGCTGGACGGCAGCGTCGTGTTCGAGGAGCAGTCGCTTCAGGATATCCTGGGCGCGATGGCGACCGGCCTCGGTCCGCTGGCCGCCCAGCCCAACCCCGCGCTGGGATTGAACCGGCCGGGCCGCGACCTGCGTCTCGACTGGCGGTACCGCCCGGTGCTGGACAGGCGCCACAACGTGCTGTCGACATGGTGCTGCATTCCGGTGACCCGGCCGGCCGCGGGTCCGCCGGTGGAGGGGTACGCGGTGCTCGGCGGCGATGCCGGCGCTCACCGCTTCGCCGAACTGGACCGCATGACCCTCGGCCATGCGCTCGCCGACCTCGACGACCTGCTGGCCAACCGGTTCAGCGTCTTCGTCAATGCGCCGGTGCATTTCGAAAGCCTGTGCGCCCGCAGCACCCGGAGCGGCATCCTCGACCTGCTGAACGGTACCGACTCGACGATACGGCGCTTCCTGGTGCTGGAGATGTACGGGGTGCCCGGCGACATCTCGCGGACCCGCCTGCTCGATCTCGCCGGCATGCTGCGCCCCTTCTGCCGCTCTATCCTGCTGGCGGCCGATCCGCAGGCCCGCGGCATCGTCCATGCCCGGGAATGCGGGCTGCACGGCGTCAGCTTCGATCTTTCCGGCGGTCCCTGCACCGGCTTCTCCGGCACTTTCGACCGGACCTGCCGGGCGCTCGAACATGCCGGCACGCGCGTGGCCCTCGTCGGCATCCAAACCATCGAGCAGGCCCGGGCCGCAGCATCCGCCGGAGTGACCTATCTGGGCGGCCCCCGCATCGGCCCGCCCGCGGAAGTGCCGGCGAACATGGTCCGGTATGACTGGAACGATCTGCTGGCGGAGCGATGCACCCATTAAAACTAAATCGTAATCTCTTTAGCGGCAGAATGCCGCATGGCACTAAACCGATCGGTAAAATGCAAAACGTCACAAACATGCATTAAGCTGGCTTCTCAATAAGGAGGAAATGCCATGCAAAAAGAAACTTCCCGACCGGTCTTCCTGATACTCGGCACGTCCGATGGGCACGGCACGATGGACCATCGGATCCTTGAACTGCCCAGCCAGGTCGCCGGGGATATCGTGGCCCGGGACCTCCAGTCCCGGCTCGGCAGCGCCGGAAAGGCCGACCGCACCTATTTCCGAGTGGTTCCCGCGTCGGCATGATACCTCCGCTTGATGGGTTCGGGATTTCGCCTTAAGCTCTCAGGCCGCCGCGCCCCGTGGCTGTCGGCCGAGAGGTTGAGGTATGATCAGCGCCGCTCAGGTGATCGCCCTTCTTGGGGGCGAAAAGACCGTTGGCCGCACGCTTTCCAGTGACCTGGACATCGCGCGCCTGGTTCGCGACGGCCTGCCGGTTGACGTGATCGACCATTTGCTTGAGCTCCAG contains:
- a CDS encoding SDR family oxidoreductase yields the protein MQQPQTPRLFCFGLGFSPLAFIDLVRREHGPEGWHVAGTTRSPDKAAALSARGIGTHLFDRGRPLDDAAAALAGTTHLLTAVPPDADGDPVLDHHAADIAALMPGLRWAGYLSTTGVYGDHGGAWVDESTPLRPTGRRQKQRAEAEQAWLRLWHDHGVPVHLFRLAGIYGPGRSVIDSVRNGTARRIDKPGQVFSRIHVDDIARTLRASIDRPNPGAAYNLCDDNPAPGHEVTAFACELLGVQPPPLVPFDQAELSPMAASFYADNKKVRNGRIKDELGVALKYPDYRPALRDQLRQEGHTAD